Proteins encoded in a region of the Candidatus Cloacimonadota bacterium genome:
- the dinB gene encoding DNA polymerase IV, producing MKKIIHIDMDAYFAAIEIRENPSLKGKCVIVGGSPHSRGVVSTCSYEARKYDVHSGMSSFQAWKLCPQAVFVHSHFKLYGEISKQIREVFHSWTDMVEPMSLDEAYLDVTQNKMGEADPVKIARMIKDEVKKQTRLSCSAGVSFNKFLAKIGSDLNKPDGLAIITPENAQDILFALPIGKFHGIGKVTAARMRKMGINTGKDLYDRSLRDLVKHFGKAGHFYYNVVRGIDDRDVVTYWEPKSISCENTYYEDIGNLDELLIKIRALADKLSSRMCYKNIQGTSLTLKIKYANFELITRSSTLPEPSNDKEIIYSFAEQLLIANWDASRKVRLLGLGVGKLDCENDYDQLELDLSGSKAGQNGD from the coding sequence GTGAAAAAGATCATTCACATCGATATGGATGCCTATTTTGCCGCCATAGAGATACGTGAAAATCCATCTCTGAAAGGTAAATGCGTGATTGTGGGCGGTTCGCCTCACAGCAGGGGAGTTGTGTCCACTTGTTCCTACGAAGCGCGGAAATATGATGTTCATAGCGGGATGTCTTCGTTTCAGGCCTGGAAACTGTGTCCTCAGGCAGTGTTTGTGCATAGCCATTTCAAGCTTTATGGCGAGATTTCAAAACAGATTCGCGAGGTATTCCATTCCTGGACGGACATGGTGGAGCCGATGAGCCTAGATGAAGCTTATCTGGATGTTACTCAGAATAAAATGGGCGAAGCTGATCCGGTAAAGATTGCGCGCATGATCAAGGATGAAGTGAAGAAGCAAACCCGTCTCAGTTGCAGTGCTGGAGTTTCTTTCAACAAGTTTTTAGCCAAGATCGGCTCGGATCTGAACAAGCCCGATGGATTGGCGATCATCACCCCAGAAAATGCCCAGGATATCCTATTTGCGTTACCCATCGGCAAATTCCATGGGATCGGGAAAGTGACGGCTGCCCGTATGCGGAAAATGGGGATCAATACTGGAAAAGACCTGTATGATCGCAGTCTTAGGGATCTTGTCAAACACTTTGGTAAGGCCGGTCATTTCTACTACAATGTGGTGAGGGGCATCGATGACCGCGATGTAGTAACCTATTGGGAACCAAAGTCCATCAGTTGTGAGAACACCTATTATGAAGATATCGGCAATTTGGATGAACTGCTCATCAAAATCCGGGCTCTGGCAGATAAACTCTCCAGCAGAATGTGCTATAAGAATATCCAGGGCACTAGTCTTACCTTAAAGATTAAGTATGCAAATTTCGAACTGATAACCCGGAGCAGCACTTTGCCGGAACCGAGCAACGATAAGGAGATAATCTATAGCTTTGCAGAACAGTTACTGATAGCAAATTGGGACGCTTCCCGAAAAGTACGGCTATTAGGCTTGGGAGTGGGCAAGCTGGATTGTGAAAATGATTACGATCAATTGGAACTGGATTTATCTGGTTCCAAGGCAGGACAAAATGGCGATTAA
- the dusB gene encoding tRNA dihydrouridine synthase DusB produces MADTPLYLAPLAGYTDRAFRELCKDWQADYLLSEMVSADGLIRDQKRTLAFVLFSDKERPYGVQIFGSNPLVMARAAEALLPYKPDFIDINMGCPVKKVVKRGAGSALMQAPTQASEIVKAVKSVTQGQLPLSVKFRSGWDSSNINYMDFGLLMQESGADILCLHPRTSKQMFSGLSNWEHIKNLKQALSIPLIGNGDIDSPESAKQMIEDTHCDAIMIGRGALGRPWLFAQIKEYLRYGEYSPITKDKLLDTALRHIDNALAYKEEHLVVREMRSQLCHYIKAAPGSKEIRERINHAQSVLELKEHLSRWLRI; encoded by the coding sequence TTGGCTGACACTCCCCTATATCTGGCTCCCCTAGCAGGCTACACAGACCGTGCCTTTCGCGAGCTCTGTAAAGACTGGCAGGCTGACTATCTGCTTAGCGAGATGGTGAGTGCAGACGGTTTGATTCGCGACCAGAAGAGAACCCTTGCTTTTGTGCTGTTTTCAGATAAAGAACGCCCTTACGGTGTACAGATATTTGGCTCGAATCCTTTGGTGATGGCACGAGCAGCCGAAGCCTTACTGCCCTATAAGCCGGATTTCATCGATATAAATATGGGCTGCCCGGTAAAGAAAGTAGTAAAGAGAGGAGCGGGTTCGGCTCTGATGCAAGCCCCCACTCAGGCATCAGAGATTGTGAAAGCTGTTAAGTCCGTCACTCAGGGACAGCTCCCCCTTAGCGTCAAGTTTCGTAGCGGATGGGATTCCAGCAACATCAATTACATGGATTTTGGTCTTTTAATGCAGGAAAGCGGAGCCGATATCCTCTGCCTTCACCCGCGTACAAGCAAACAGATGTTTTCCGGTCTGAGTAACTGGGAACATATCAAAAATTTAAAACAAGCCCTTAGCATTCCGCTAATCGGGAATGGCGACATAGACAGCCCTGAGAGTGCCAAACAGATGATAGAGGATACCCATTGCGATGCCATCATGATCGGCCGCGGTGCTTTGGGACGCCCATGGCTCTTTGCTCAGATCAAGGAATACCTGCGCTACGGCGAGTATAGTCCCATCACAAAGGACAAGCTACTGGATACTGCCCTGCGCCATATTGACAATGCCCTTGCTTACAAGGAAGAACACCTGGTGGTTCGCGAAATGCGCTCGCAATTGTGTCACTATATCAAAGCCGCACCCGGAAGCAAGGAGATAAGAGAAAGAATCAACCATGCTCAAAGCGTTTTAGAGCTAAAAGAGCATTTAAGCAGGTGGCTGCGGATTTAG
- the trmB gene encoding tRNA (guanosine(46)-N7)-methyltransferase TrmB, whose protein sequence is MLSDRDFFVTEPAEGDLLNSLFEDDHPLYIEIGSGKGEFISRYPISHPEWNFIGMEMSEKRIRNCLKKLSVQANPNVRLVRKFVDASLTQLFKASSISGIFIQHPDPWPKRRHHRRRLIQQDLLNAMAHILIPGAQVQISTDHSEYASWIVEEFLQNPHYTSLQDDPIQLHPNLDEHIVTWFEEEQRKHGYHPYFMLFERI, encoded by the coding sequence ATGCTCAGTGACCGGGATTTCTTCGTAACAGAGCCTGCCGAAGGGGACTTGCTAAACTCTCTGTTTGAAGACGATCATCCCCTATACATAGAGATAGGATCCGGAAAAGGGGAGTTTATTTCCCGCTACCCCATCAGCCACCCTGAATGGAACTTCATCGGTATGGAGATGAGCGAAAAACGCATCCGCAATTGTTTGAAAAAGCTCTCCGTGCAGGCAAATCCTAATGTTCGCCTGGTACGCAAGTTTGTAGATGCCAGCCTTACTCAGCTTTTTAAAGCCTCCAGCATTAGCGGCATCTTTATCCAGCATCCTGATCCCTGGCCCAAACGCAGACATCACCGGCGACGCCTGATCCAGCAAGACCTACTGAACGCCATGGCTCATATATTGATCCCCGGAGCGCAGGTACAGATATCAACTGACCACAGTGAATATGCATCCTGGATTGTGGAGGAGTTCTTGCAAAATCCTCACTACACCTCTTTGCAGGACGATCCCATCCAATTGCATCCCAATCTGGACGAGCATATTGTTACCTGGTTTGAAGAAGAACAGCGTAAGCATGGGTACCACCCCTATTTTATGCTTTTCGAACGCATTTGA
- a CDS encoding GAF domain-containing protein, translating into MDYTFSSNKQVNKTLNLVVQIITDMAEDQIRHIQQLTRIGQSLSSETDLDKIFEMILDEGIAFTRADAATIYKVSEDARFLEFELVYNATLNMRQGGSNDPIRWNPVPLYDADGNKVISHIVSAVYHNKHSLCFDDVYQATEYDISGTLMSDKRNNYRCKAMLTIPLKDHEDTVLGVIQFINPLDDENEIISFSPEHKTMLSSLSSQAAIALSNRKLIASLEDLLMQFMRSIAGAIEKKSKYSSDHITRVALLTDMIAEKINIADSGPFAQIHFSEDQLKEISMAGWMHDIGKIITPEFVMDKSCKLERIMDGFALVQARAFHLRTLIKYLELKLSKQDFACFVQDKLGCVEQDPISYIDEAIEFIRKLNIGGEFVPDPVIARMEALAEINFEYEGEHYYLLDETDKKNLSIRRGTLNSEEIQIMRAHVSVTWDMLSQLSFPKKYSNVAYYAATHHEALNGKGYPQGLEALKLPLQSRMIAIADIFEALTSADRPYKKAKTLSESLTIMAFMVKDGHLDADLVDFFLDSGLYLEFAKDRMHSSQIDDVNIAAIKSKYHLG; encoded by the coding sequence ATGGATTACACATTCAGTTCAAATAAACAAGTAAACAAGACTCTGAATCTGGTAGTACAAATAATCACAGACATGGCTGAAGACCAGATCAGGCACATTCAGCAGCTCACGCGAATTGGCCAGTCTCTTTCCAGCGAGACCGATCTGGACAAGATCTTTGAGATGATTCTGGATGAAGGTATTGCCTTTACCAGAGCGGACGCTGCCACCATCTACAAGGTAAGCGAAGACGCGCGCTTTTTGGAGTTTGAGCTGGTGTATAATGCAACGCTGAATATGCGTCAAGGAGGCTCAAACGATCCCATTCGCTGGAATCCGGTTCCCCTTTATGACGCCGATGGCAACAAAGTGATTTCTCACATAGTTTCAGCAGTATATCACAATAAACATAGCCTTTGTTTCGATGATGTGTATCAGGCAACGGAATACGACATCAGCGGAACCTTGATGAGCGATAAAAGGAACAATTACCGCTGCAAAGCTATGCTTACCATTCCGTTGAAAGACCATGAAGACACCGTGCTCGGAGTAATTCAATTCATTAACCCCCTGGATGACGAGAATGAGATCATCAGCTTCAGCCCAGAACACAAGACCATGCTCTCCTCCCTATCGTCCCAGGCAGCTATTGCGCTTTCCAATCGCAAACTAATCGCCAGTTTGGAAGACCTCTTGATGCAATTTATGCGCTCTATCGCAGGAGCTATTGAGAAGAAGAGTAAGTACAGCTCCGATCACATCACTCGCGTTGCCTTACTCACAGACATGATTGCCGAAAAGATAAATATCGCAGACAGCGGTCCTTTTGCCCAAATCCATTTCAGCGAAGACCAACTGAAAGAGATCTCGATGGCAGGCTGGATGCACGACATCGGCAAGATCATCACCCCAGAATTTGTGATGGATAAGAGTTGCAAGCTGGAACGGATTATGGATGGCTTTGCCTTGGTTCAAGCTCGTGCCTTCCATCTCAGAACTCTTATCAAATACCTCGAACTGAAGCTTAGCAAGCAAGACTTTGCCTGCTTTGTGCAAGATAAACTGGGCTGCGTGGAGCAAGATCCCATTAGTTACATCGATGAGGCAATCGAGTTTATCCGCAAGCTGAATATCGGGGGCGAGTTTGTGCCCGATCCTGTAATAGCACGCATGGAAGCCCTTGCTGAAATCAACTTTGAATACGAAGGTGAACATTATTATCTCCTGGATGAAACCGATAAGAAAAACCTCAGCATCCGCCGCGGTACTCTGAATTCCGAAGAAATCCAGATCATGCGTGCACATGTATCAGTTACCTGGGATATGTTGTCCCAACTAAGCTTCCCAAAGAAGTATAGCAATGTTGCATACTATGCGGCTACTCACCATGAAGCTTTGAACGGAAAAGGCTATCCCCAAGGCCTGGAGGCTTTGAAACTGCCCCTACAATCTCGTATGATTGCCATTGCAGATATCTTTGAAGCGCTCACTTCTGCAGACAGACCCTACAAAAAAGCCAAAACCCTTTCCGAATCCCTCACCATCATGGCCTTCATGGTGAAGGACGGCCATTTGGATGCTGACCTGGTGGATTTCTTTTTGGATAGCGGGCTATATCTGGAATTTGCCAAGGACAGGATGCACTCTTCCCAGATAGATGACGTAAACATTGCAGCCATCAAGAGCAAATACCATCTTGGCTGA